CTGGCTATGAGCGCATCCACTGCGCTGCTACCGTCCTCAAGCAGGCTTCCTGGCACCTCGCCGGACCACTGGTATACACGCCGGGGGCGTTCCCGGATCGGCCCCAGGTACCGGGTGCGCCCCGTGACCAACTCGAACTGCCGGTTGAGTTCCAGCAGACTGTAACCGGGCAGAATCGAGGAGACTGCTCTGGGTAACGCGTAGCAACTCTCCGGGGTCGGGAAGCCTACGTCCAGCAAGACCGGACCATCCTCGCTGGTGAGTGTGCCCGCGTACCTGCTGCTGTCCTGCCTGTCCAGGCTAAAGCGGAACCGAGGTGCCGCCAGTGCGTAGGCCAAGTGGTGAATGTCAACGTCGCCATCCAGACGCCACTCGGCCTCGTATCTGACTTCACCCATGGTTATGTTCTCGCGCTCCGGCTCGGTGAATGACATATGCGGGCGCGGCACCCAGTCCACCCGTGCCCTGAGCGGTCGGCTGCTATCATGCCGGTGGATCAGGTCCGCAAAGGAGCCATAGTCGCGATAGGCACCCCTGAACGCAATTGACCTTCCTCGATCCGTGCTCTCGGCCGTCTGCTTGAGCATCAGCAGCGAGTCCAGGATCGCCGTCTTCCCCGAGCTGTTGGCCCCGAAGATCAGTGTGATCGGCTTGAGGTCCATCTCAAGCCGCTCCCATGACTTGAAGTTGCCTAACTCCAGTCTCCGCAGCATCGTGCACACGTCCCTTTCGCCGCGTATGCCTACCCCGCCGCCTGGCGCTGCTCGGCTTCCTTCTGGGCTTGCTCCAGCTCCACTGAGATCAGCTTGGAGCACCCCGGCTCCTGCATCGTGATCCCGTGCAGCACGTCCGCCTTCTCCATCGTCCGCGGGTTGTGCGTGATCACGATGAACTGGCTGCGCTCGGCGAACTCGCGCAGCATGTCCGCGAAGCGGTCCGTGTTGGCCGCGTCCAGCGCGGCGTCAATCTCGTCCATGACGCAGAAGGGGCTGGGCTTGACCCGCAGCAGCGCGAAGAGCAGCGCCAGCGCCGTCATCGCTCGTTCGCCACCCGACAGCAGCAGCAGGTTCTGCTGCTTCTTGCCCGGCGGGGTGACGATGACATCCACGCCGGAGTTGAGCGGGTCCTCCGGCGCGGAGAGGGCCAGTTGCGTGTCGCCGCCGCCGAAGAGCCGCTTGAAGATCTCGTCGAACTCGACGCCGACGCGCTCGAAGGTCTCCATGAAGGCGGCCTGGGCGGCCTCGTCCAGTTCGGCGATGACCTGCAGCAGGTCGGTCTTCGCGGCGATCAGGTCATTCTGCTGGTTCTCCAGGAACGTCTCGCGCGCGCGCAGGCGCTCGCACTCCTCGATGGAGCCGAGGTTGACCGAGCCCAGGTTGCGCATCTCCGAGCGCAGTTGCGCGGCTTCGCGCCGGGCCTGGCTCTCGCTCATGCCCTCCAGCTTCACGTCCAGCGCCTGCTCGATGGGCATCTGGTAGATGTCCTGGAGGCGCTCGGTGACGGCCTGCAGGTTGGCCTCGGCCCGGGCCAGCGCCAGGTCGGCGACGTGCAGGCGCTCGGTCTGCTGCTCCTGGGCCTGGCTCAGCTCGCGCCGCTTGGCATCGGCCTCGGCGACCTTGTCACGCAGGTGGGCGAGCTGCTCAGCCTTCTCATCGGCCTCGGTCTCCAGGGCCGCGGCGCGCTCCAGGTTCGCGGCCTCGTCGCTGCCCTGCGACAGCTCGGCCTCGATCCGTTTGAGCTCGGCGGCGATGTGCGTCAGCTCGTTCTCGGCGGCCTGGCGGGCGGCCGTCGCCTGCTGTAGGTCCGCCGCGGCGCGCTCGCACAGGCCCTGGTTGGCCGCGATCTGCTGGCGCAGCTCAGCGACCAGCACCTGCCGCTCGGTCAGGGCCTGCCGCAGCGTCTCGCGCTCGGCGGCAGTTCCGGCCTGCTGCCGCGCCTGCTCGATCTCCTGCTGGAGCTCGGCAATGCGTCCGCGCGCCGTCTCGGCCTGCTGCAGCGTGTCCTGCTGCCGCTCGGCGCTCTCCTGCAGGCGCTGCTGGAGGCGCTTGATCTCCTGGGCCATCTCCCCGGCGGCCTCGACGGCCGCGCGGATCTGGTCCTGCTGGTGCTTGACTTCCCCCTCCTGCTGACGCAGGTCGCTCCGCAACTGGTTGACCTGCTCGACGGCCTCGGCGGCCAGTTGCCGCCGCTGGTTCACCTCGGCCTCAAGCTGCTCGTCCACGCGGTACATGCGGCCCAGCCAGGTCTTCAGCTCCTCGATCCGCTCGTCCAGCGTGTCCAACTCGCGCTGGCGGCCGAACTCCTGTCCAGCACCGCCCTCCATGACCCCGCCGTAGACGGCGCCCTCGGGCTCGAGCACTTCCCCCGCCAGTGTCGCGACGGTGCAGCGGCCGTTGAGGCGGTGGAAGGTGTCCACGGCGGCTTCGAGGTCGCTGCAGATGACGATGCGGCTCAGGATGGCTTCGACCGGCGCGCCGACCTGGCGGTCCACCTTGATGAGCTTGGCGGCGATGCCCAGGCAGCCGCTGCGCAGGCCGCTGGTGTTGATCGGCTCCGCCGCATGGCGCGCCCCCAGCGTCAGCGGCAGGAAGGCGGCTCGTCCGAGCGTGTTGGCGCGCAGATACTCGATGCCGCGCAGGGCGTCATCCTGC
This region of bacterium genomic DNA includes:
- a CDS encoding DUF3696 domain-containing protein, which codes for MLRRLELGNFKSWERLEMDLKPITLIFGANSSGKTAILDSLLMLKQTAESTDRGRSIAFRGAYRDYGSFADLIHRHDSSRPLRARVDWVPRPHMSFTEPERENITMGEVRYEAEWRLDGDVDIHHLAYALAAPRFRFSLDRQDSSRYAGTLTSEDGPVLLDVGFPTPESCYALPRAVSSILPGYSLLELNRQFELVTGRTRYLGPIRERPRRVYQWSGEVPGSLLEDGSSAVDALIASVREVLTDYDGQPGLIDEAARWLRESGLATRLMVTPIGADTRYHEVKLVVPGADDVETVLPDVGFGVSQLLPVLVQMLFAPQGSILLFEQPEIHLHPRAAAELADLFIEVAGQRDLQLIIETHSEYLLSRLQRRIAEAQSELASPENIAIYFCELREGASHLEPIRLNEYGQIENWPNDFFGDSIGDLEAMTKAMLARRRQGG
- the smc gene encoding chromosome segregation protein SMC, which produces MYLKRLEMRGFKTFADKSELEFHPGVSAIVGPNGVGKSNVTDAILWALGEQSAKTLRTENLQDVIFVGSERRRQLNMAEVHLTLDNSDRTLPTEFSEVVISRRIFRAGDSEYLINNTACRLKDVRELLLDTGVGPKAYSVVGQGEIDAILSIRGEDRRELLEEVAGVRKYRVRRTEAERKLEATEINLTRVADIVHELRSQREPLEQQAERARAYKTLDEKLQSLELYLLGADYRRHAEKRGQLANEVAVATADLQITRNLMSELDAEHQKLQALSLSLENELEKLRLEALRLQRVATEARERRAVNLERQRTLTARQETLDEALAEHRRRQESLSQQNDALQAERQALQDRLGSEDKGLREQQSEYDRRRNAAQQQQQRAQQMEEQRVKTLQQIARLENEAAALASLQADLQERIGRLESQREQFEERREAVEAQAGEYEDGMQALQTALQETIARQQEAEADVAYVQGVVRDQNQKRNILAEAVSALESRRRVLQELRDSYEGFEEGARQVMQAVSEGKLSGVRGLLAEALDVPQKFEVAIEAALGDKLQWVLCHTQDDALRGIEYLRANTLGRAAFLPLTLGARHAAEPINTSGLRSGCLGIAAKLIKVDRQVGAPVEAILSRIVICSDLEAAVDTFHRLNGRCTVATLAGEVLEPEGAVYGGVMEGGAGQEFGRQRELDTLDERIEELKTWLGRMYRVDEQLEAEVNQRRQLAAEAVEQVNQLRSDLRQQEGEVKHQQDQIRAAVEAAGEMAQEIKRLQQRLQESAERQQDTLQQAETARGRIAELQQEIEQARQQAGTAAERETLRQALTERQVLVAELRQQIAANQGLCERAAADLQQATAARQAAENELTHIAAELKRIEAELSQGSDEAANLERAAALETEADEKAEQLAHLRDKVAEADAKRRELSQAQEQQTERLHVADLALARAEANLQAVTERLQDIYQMPIEQALDVKLEGMSESQARREAAQLRSEMRNLGSVNLGSIEECERLRARETFLENQQNDLIAAKTDLLQVIAELDEAAQAAFMETFERVGVEFDEIFKRLFGGGDTQLALSAPEDPLNSGVDVIVTPPGKKQQNLLLLSGGERAMTALALLFALLRVKPSPFCVMDEIDAALDAANTDRFADMLREFAERSQFIVITHNPRTMEKADVLHGITMQEPGCSKLISVELEQAQKEAEQRQAAG